A window from Triticum aestivum cultivar Chinese Spring chromosome 6D, IWGSC CS RefSeq v2.1, whole genome shotgun sequence encodes these proteins:
- the LOC123143357 gene encoding uncharacterized protein has product MAFHQRSISLPSRPHVSETQVEQELHSLEASISSSNSISMMCDGLRSLANIYDGLEEIICLPSHHVFSSQQRNMLDGEMEGSLELLDLCSVMQEIFAEMKAIIQELQVALRKGDDAATQAKIQSYTRLAKKAKNHFKKTAKKTSVDCRMVMLLAKAREISVSLLESTLRLLSKQIEMPKQSLVSKAFHKKKSVSCKEEQLSELECSIVDLEIGAGHLFRKLVQSRVSLLNVLSS; this is encoded by the coding sequence ATGGCTTTCCACCAAAGATCGATAAGTTTGCCTTCTAGGCCTCACGTCAGTGAGACCCAAGTCGAGCAAGAGCTTCACAGCCTAGAAGCAAGCATCTCTTCCTCCAATTCCATCAGCATGATGTGCGATGGTCTCAGGAGTCTTGCAAACATCTATGATGGTCTTGAAGAGATTATTTGCCTACCAAGCCACCATGTTTTCTCCTCCCAGCAGAGGAACATGTTGGATGGAGAAATGGAAGGTTCTCTTGAGCTGCTAGATCTCTGCAGCGTCATGCAAGAGATCTTCGCCGAGATGAAGGCCATCATCCAAGAGCTGCAAGTGGCTCTAAGGAAAGGGGATGATGCAGCTACTCAAGCCAAGATCCAGTCTTACACCCGCttggcgaagaaggccaagaatcatTTCAAGAAGACCGCGAAGAAGACTTCTGTAGATTGCAGGATGGTCATGCTCTTGGCCAAGGCCAGGGAGATCTCTGTCTCTCTGCTGGAGTCCACACTCCGTCTCTTGTCGAAGCAAATTGAAATGCCTAAACAGTCTCTTGTTTCCAAGGCATTTCACAAAAAGAAGTCAGTTTCCTGCAAGGAAGAGCAATTGTCGGAGTTAGAGTGCAGTATCGTAGATCTTGAGATCGGAGCAGGACATCTGTTCAGGAAGTTAGTCCAGAGCAGAGTTTCTCTACTCAACGTCCTTAGCTCATAG
- the LOC123143354 gene encoding uncharacterized protein isoform X2, with amino-acid sequence MAFHLRSISLPSRPHATETEIEEEMLSLEASISSSTTIGTMCEGLRRLGDIYNGVEEIICLPSSQVCPYHQRMVLDGEMEGSLELLDLCGAMQEIFAEMKAIIQELQVALRKGDDAAAQARIQSYTRLTKKAKNHFNKTAKKTSVDCRMVMLLAKAREISVSLLESTFRLLSKQIEMPKQSLVSKAFHKKKSVVCKEQLLGLECSIGDLEIGAGHLFRKLVQSRVSLLNILSS; translated from the coding sequence ATGGCTTTCCACCTAAGATCGATAAGTTTGCCTTCTAGGCCTCATGCCACCGAGACTGAGATTGAAGAAGAGATGTTGAGCCTAGAGGCAAGCATCTCTTCCTCCACGACCATCGGCACGATGTGTGAGGGTCTGAGGAGGCTTGGAGACATCTACAATGGTGTTGAAGAGATCATCTGCCTACCAAGCAGCCAAGTCTGCCCCTACCATCAGAGGATGGTGTTGGATGGAGAAATGGAAGGTTCTCTCGAACTGCTAGATCTCTGTGGTGCCATGCAAGAGATCTTCGCCGAGATGAAGGCCATCATCCAAGAGCTGCAAGTGGCTCTAAGGAAAGGGGATGATGCGGCTGCTCAAGCCAGGATCCAATCTTACACCCGCTtgacgaagaaggccaagaatcatTTCAACAAGACCGCGAAGAAGACTTCTGTAGATTGCAGGATGGTCATGCTCTTGGCCAAGGCCAGGGAGATCTCTGTCTCTCTGCTGGAGTCCACATTCCGTCTCTTGTCAAAGCAAATTGAAATGCCTAAACAGTCTCTTGTTTCCAAGGCATTTCACAAAAAGAAGTCAGTTGTTTGCAAGGAGCAACTGTTGGGGTTAGAGTGCAGTATTGGAGATCTTGAGATCGGAGCAGGACATCTTTTCAGGAAATTAGTCCAGAGCAGAGTTTCTCTACTCAACATCCTTAGCTCATAG